In Cinclus cinclus chromosome 1, bCinCin1.1, whole genome shotgun sequence, the sequence ACATTATCTTGATGCATTTCTTTACACACTGACAAGCAAACATAGGCACTAATACACTGACAACTCCAGTGAAGAGATTTCCCTTGGACTATGCTGTTGGACTCTGCATGACCTCTCCTCtcctaccttttttttctttttaacagtacattgacacacaaaaattaaaagctaacTTAAGTCTGTACTGATTTTTTGCAGTATTCTTGCTTTTATGTCCATTCTGTCAATTTTATTGACCCTGCCCATTTCACATACTTGGTATAGCCTAATACCTGGGAAAAAATTTCCTCTACTATGAGATCTATCTGCTGCATTGATTCACACTGTAAGAACATAAATGACAAATGCTAGCATTTACAAAAATACTGTTGCTAAGCTTTAGTCACACTGAAAAATTCTACTGCTTCTGTTCTATAACAACATAATCTAGGCTACGGGCAGGCATTATGAACTCGTAAGTGCATAAGATACAAAAAGCCAGAAAGAATAATTCTATGCATCCTtggcaagggaaaaaatatatttttaaaatggaaaatctcTGCAGAAATTAACAAAGCGAAACAGTGATGTTAGGATGTTCTTTATTACTATGTTGCGTCTTTGCGTTTCATTATGAAACTCAAATTGAAGACCCTGAAATATGCAAATGGGGCAGCAAAATTCAGTGAAGTCCATGTGGCCATGGAACAGCTCTCAGCCCATCCTGTAAAAATTCCAACACAAGTTTTCATGCCACCATTATCACCAACCTGGTGCACAGTTAGCTAATAAAGGAAGTTATCAGGCTAACCTAAAAGCCAGCCATTGCATATTCTCACAGTGCTAGCAGAGCAAagatgggaaaagagagagggacTGAGACCATCAGAATCTGAATTCCAAGTAACTTACTACTGTGGAAACACTCCTTCAACATGACTGAAATATAAAACCTTCATTGCTGTCTTGAAATCATTCTGTAGAACATATTTTACAATCTTTGAGATTAATTACAGACATGAGAACATGACTACTTACAAAAAGGAAGCAACTTCAAATGTGAATATAGAAACCAATACAGATAAATACTATTACAAATACAACAATTTTAGTTACTGCAGTGTGTCATGGATATACCATATTGATTAAAATACTAGGAAAACACGGTAACTTAATTCTTACAGTACCTCTGATTCACTTGCATCTCAAGTTGTagtattttttccaaaagccCTTTTTCAGCAGCTTCCCTCTGCAGTTCCAACTCTTTACAAGCAGTTTGTACTGCATCCTCTTTTTCACAATTGAGCTTCTGAATGAGCAACTGCCTGTCTTGTTCGTGGTTAGATACTAACagttctttctcttcctttagCTTATGGAtaatagcttcatatttttcctgctgctcacagagagataatttttctgttttttccttctctaggGCACTTGTTTCCAACTCTAACTTATTTTGCAGTTCTGTTACTTGCTCTGAAAGTCTTTTTTCTGCCTCAGCAGTTTTTTGATGAAGAAGATTTACTTCATTTAATTCAGTTCTAAGCAAATTTGATTCTTCTTCATATCTATTTACTAGCTCAGAAATACACTGATCTTTCTCAATTGTCATCAGAGTCCTTAGTTCTGATAAGCCCACTTGATATTCATCACTGctgatttgtattttattgtttaatttATCTATCTCCTTTCTTAAGCTTTCAGTTTCCTTGTCAATTTGAGATCTTAAAGTCTCTTGTTGctggtttctgctttcttccaAAAGGAGCTTCATTTCATCAGTTTCTGCCTCTTTCAGGGCAAGTTCAACTTCTAGTTTGCACCTCAATTCAGACAGATCTGAAACTCTGAGTTGCAACTCTTCTACTTGTTGTTGTTTCTCTTGCATAACTACTTCATGAGATTCCTGCATTTGTTCAAGTCTATGCTGGTtctctttatttaatttatccAAACTGTCCTTGTGCTCAGCCAGGACCTTCTCAAATTCCTTTAAATGCCTGGCTTGTAGGTTGCTTTCCAGTTCTTTTAAATGGCTTTGCTCTAAACTCTCAAGTTCTGCCCTCAGGAGTTGTAGTTTCTCGTTGTTTTCAACATGAAGTTTTTTCAAGTCTTCAAGTACTATTTCACGTGACTGCCTCAGTTCCTTGATTTCAGAATTCTGTGTCTCCATTTGGCATTCCAATTCAAGTAATTTCTGGTCCTTTTCATTCTGAAGGCAAACTACAGCTTCTTTCTCATTCTTTACTATTGCAAATTCATCATTCTTATTCTGAAGAACTTCCTCAAGGCCTAACAGATCCCCTTTTAactttttgattttctttttattctcttcacCATCCTCCAATAATTTACTAATTTTAGTTTCATACTCACTTTTTAAAGACTGCAATTCATTTTGATGTTTATCATTTAGTGTTTTTTCAAGTGAAAGTTTTACCTTTTCAATCGTATTTACTATTTCTAAGGaagtacattttaaagaattaGAAAAGTCACACTGTTCTCTTTGTACAAGTGTTCTGAAATGACAAAGATCTTCTTTTATACCTCTTAAATGTACCTTTGAGTCTTGAGCAATAACCCTACACTTCTCCACACAAACATTGAGAGAAGCATTTTCTACTGAAACATCCTTTACACAAGAACTTGTATCTTGCATACGTCTACTGTCTATTGCATTGATAACTGAAGAATAAAGAGATTCCACCATCATTTCCGGGCTTTGTGGGTCACTTATTACATTAGGAGACACTGGATTTTCTTCTATTACAAATTCATTCACCGCTGACATAAAGTCAGATTCTGGACTCTCTGCTAATGAATCCAAGTCTAATGATCCTTGCTTAAGAGCTTGCTCTAAATTCGGATGGGCAATAGTTTCAAAATCAAATGTGTGAGCATCAATGCTGTCTGGAGACAATTCTTCTAATGGAGCTGGGGGACACACAGGAGGACACAGGGGACCCTGAAGACTGAGTGATGGAGGAGTTCTTGAAGAGGTAGCAATTGCAGTTCCTGTAGCACTTTCCATCCTTGGTGTGGTAGCAGATTGTGGCGATGCTTGGCTATTGGAGGCCTACAAGTTATaacaaataaacataaattatcACAAAGTGATAAGCAGAActgttaatattaaaaattaattcaaaaccaCCATGTAAAgcaagaactttaaaaaatcagcCTTATTATTTGTAACAATCCAAAGTATGTATGACTAAAACTTAAGCAAAAATTGCAGAAAGTCAAGGTGATCTTCTATTAAGTTTCAGAAAAGCATCATTTTTAAACACATAAATACGAAACATTCACCTAGCCAAAAGTCCTATTTGAACATACTCAACTGTATCTTACCAGTCAGAAATAGGCTTTGGTTCTTACCGCCTACTCATTTCAGATTTCCTAATAATTTtgttactaaaatatttttattctattatcACCAATACTGTtattaaaaattcctttagTACCTTCTGCTATTAACTATCATATACAACAGATAATGCGGAATCCATAATGCCAGTGATACATCTGTAGATTCTTAAGACAAAAATATAAACCTTAAGCTTCAGCAAGTGCAGAACACATTCCAGTGTAAGCCAAAAAGCAATGTACAGCCTCAGTATCCACCAAGGACGCATTCCTGAAAAAGTTTGTAATAGGATGGATAGCAAAGCAATTTTTCCTAGGAAAATTACAATGAAACAGACACAGTTAAAATACATAAGGCAAGTAGCTGTGAGACAGAATTAAAGGGTATGTACAGAATCATCAGGATCACGAACTGGAAGAGATGCAAAGTTTTCTGAACATACCGGTGCTCTGAAAGATCCCAGATTTATTCTCTGCAACACCATAGCTCGACCATTACCTTGCTCTTCCATCCTTCATCACTAACAACTTGCTTGATTTTATTCATCTAAGAAATGTAACcaccctgaaaaaaaatagctcCTGAAGAAAAACTCAGGGGAATTTTTCCAGTAGAAAATTCCTATAAGATGTTCAGTCTCAAAGTGCTGGAAATCTGGTGGTGCTCTTCTTCAAAAAGCCAGTACTGCCTCCAGCTGATAATTCTGTGATCCTGCTCATGCCTTTTTCCCAAACCATCCCCAGTGCCTCAGTGCACCTAAAATGCATGTCTGGTGTTCTTCACTATGTTAGCTATTATTAAATAAACTTATGCCATCCATTGATACTTGACTGGCAACAGTTAGTGGATCTTGGCAATAAATGTGCAGCAACAGTAAtccaaaaatcacagaagtgACAAATATTGATCTGTTGCCATATAAATAGCCATTTTTTACTTTCTCAATCTTGTACAAATGATAGTTACTCAAAAAGGGACCCTATCTTCCTCTGTATCAACCAAATGTTCTCGTAATGGAGATGCAGTGTGTTTAACAATGCCCAGCTGTGATTCTATTTCCAGTTGCAATGCTCATCTATTTAGCAGAGTTTGCAACTCAGCTCCCTCAGTTTTTGTATCTTTATAAATCTAAATCATacaatgatttttaaatacattgtGAAAAAACCCTTGTGGTCATTGCATACAGAATATTGTATTTATGAAAACTGAACAGgacaggagacaaaaaaaatgaaaaggaaatgctccttttaaattattctattaGCCCAGGGTTAAAAACTTCCCTTGGATTTAACTTCAGCTTGTAGTTTATCTATAAAAAGTTAGAAATACAGGTGTTGAAGGGTACTGTGTATGCTGATATATGCTTGGGTTCAAAGCAGGTTTGAAGTGACAAATATCTACCATTGATAAACCAGAGCTTTAACAATAACAAAAACTAGCATCACACATATCAAGCACACACTAAAAAAAGCACTTCAAAGACTGAATATGGGAAAGCCCTACAGAAATCCACATGCAAAGGAATGGTTGAGAATCATTGTTTGGCAACCCTGCAGAATCATTCTAGAAGGTTAAGAGTAAGGATATAGcataagggagaaaaaaaaagcactctGTAGAACAATAATGAACTCTGTTTCCTCACGACCTGGGCCTGTAACACACTACatgcctcagcagcagctgctgtgagctgggtgTCTAATGAGAGCACCCAACTACTGCTTAGAGAAGAGTTAAGCCTCACACTTTGAGTAGCTGAAAGTATACAAAGGCTTTGTTTACTGAGAAGCCCATGCCTGCCCTCTAGTCTGTTTACAGTCCACAGGCAGCAGTGTATGCAGGTGTCAGACACCAATTTTTGTAATGACAAAGGAAGAGGAGTCAAgagcaaacaataaaaaaaaaacagagacagaaaagcagaattaatttcCAAGTTCTCAGTTACTGCAGGATTACATGCCTTATTCTAATTATGTTACTACAAAAAACAGTAGTCAGAAAATGGTGCAATTCTCAGACTACAAGCGGTGTTTCAATTCCAAACTCACCTAGAAGAAATGGTAGATTTATTATCTGATTTGAAAAGCCAGCTTCTCTTATAAGAAAAACTTTTAATACCGAAGGATTGCATATGTTAACTAACTACTAACCATAGAGAAGACACCTTAATCATCTTACCCATGAGCACCTTAGCTCTTCCTAGACATCTTTAACCCATCTGCTGATCTGCTTAAACTCTGCATTATGGAAATAAGAGGGCACAGCAATATCTTCCATGTGAGGTTATTAAATTACAGTGAATAAGCAGAAGGTCTAAAAattcaaaatctgttttcatttattaacAAATTAAACAACTATTCACGAAAATGTCCTTTAACTACTCCGACACAATACTAAAGTAAAAAATTATCACTGATGTTCCATGAACTTGAAACAGTAAGAGCTATGGAGACACTTGAAAAGAAATACTCTCAACACCACCAGTAAGGTATTCTTATGTATTTCCTCTGACTTGCTGTTTCACTTATCTGCAGTCACAACTTTTTCCTCCTGCCTAAAGCATCTACTAAAAGACAGTAGCTGTGGCTGACGCAGTAGGATGAACTTCTATTTCACTCAGAATTCAACTGCTGCACTACCAACAATCCAGGGAAACAATCCCAGTCAAATTTGAAGAACCAAGCTTCTGCTGCCACTAGTATGGAAAGGGGTCAAATATGTCTCCTTGGTAGAGTATGAGAGTAATAATATGGGCAATGCTCAACACCTGCACAGTTATTGCCAGCTCTGCACCAAGCTGGGACAGTTCACCACTACCACAAGTGGATGCATGAAGATGTAGGCATCTTCGGGACAATTATTCTAATTATTTACTGTGAATACCCAGCAATACTGAAGATATAAAAAGGAGCACCATAAAATTTACTTCATTAATTCTACATAGGCAAAAGtagtataattaaaaaaaaaaaaaaacaacacacttCTATATTATCTGCAGAGCAAAATAACAGAGAAAGACCTTGTGTCCTTCATTAAGTAGCAACAAGAACATtgcctttgaaaagaaaaaactctgACAAATCTGTTTCTTTCAGTTACAAAAACAGTTCCAATGAATCACTGAAATGACACACAGAGATGGGAATTTTCAAGATGACATCATGAATGGTCCAGCTCTGACTGTGCAATGCAATTTACTCTAAGGAAAGAGACAATTATCCAAATATGTCTAAGCACCTGACATTTCTGTGTGAGTGAAGAATCCAGATTAgtcaaacaaaagcaaaagaaaagtgTACATTCTTGATCTGGCAAACATCTTTTTCAGTACAGCCAGACACTGATAAAAATTCTTCAGATAAGCATATCAGAGCAAAGAATGGGAAACTACAAAGACTTCAAAAATTCAAGCACGTTTCCTGCTTATCTTTCCACTGTTATTATGCATATTTTGAATTGAAACCTAAACTTCACATTCTTCTGACACAGCAAGCCTTagtgaaaaaaatcatctaTTAGAACAAATATCACTATCCTGGTTTCTTACAAGATAAATTTCTGGATGTTCCATATTGGGAGTGAACTTCTGTATTTTAGAGCAAGGTCTGTTGCAAGGGCATATTCAGAAAATATCAGAAGTTCACAGAATTTCAGTTCCAGCAATTACAATGGCTGTTAGTGTTCAGGCcctaatatttttattcttaatgaCTGTTCATTTGAGAAGCAATCTtcataaagagagaaaatatctgAGAAATTACTTAAGTGAAAATTACCTTTTCTATATTACAGAACAAAGAGCAGCCCAGATTTCATATTTTACACAAATAGAAGATTTCTAATAAATCTCCTGTCCAAAtcccagagaaataaaaagacagaGAACTTCATGTCACTGGGTTTAAGCAGAAAATTACTACTCAAAATTAAACATGCCCATAGACTTATCTGTTATATAAGATGCTTCCAGTATGCCAAGTGCATACAAGAATTTACACTGCAGACAATAACACAGCCCCTGGAAAAACCTACTGATTTTCAACAGCAAAAGAAGCCCAGTTTGAAGTAGACAACTTCACAAACATCTTAAGCATTGCTAATTTCACCCAGCGTTTCCCTGAGAAAGGCCACAGTCAGAAAGTAAAAGGAACTTGTTGGGGATATTATGAAAGTTAGAGGTTGCATGCACAGAAGCAAAAGTGATTGGCTGAAATACAGTTTCTAGGGGAAGCAATCTTTTTGACAGGCAGAGTAAAGCTAGGAAGAAAACTTTTTACCATCTGCTCCTCCTATACTCAAAGGAAAAAGACTGCACAACAGCCAACCAAGACCCTAAAATCTCCTTTAACTGCTTGTGGCAGAAGAACCCAAGAAACAATGCAGAAATCCAGAGAAGTAACAATGCTGAAATCTAGAGAAGTAATAAATTCACTGAATACAAACTAAAGCAGTGAAGGCAGAATGAACACATTCTGCACACAAAAGACttgaaaaggacagaaaaaaatacaaacagtgCAATTCTACAACTTGCATGGAATACAAACATCTGTTAAATATTCTCAGAATATTTACAAGTTCATGATTAGAAAGGAAACTTATGCAGTTAATCTTTATATCGGGAAAAACAAAGATGTATTCTAAGGTGTTAGCTATAACaatattatgaaaatattctactttttaaaatataatattctcttttttattgataaagaaaagcaagaatacCTTTTGTTCATTCAGCAGGTCTGTAATGGTTTGTGACATTTCATCCAAACTCTGTGCTGCCTTGACTAGGTTATGTAGAGCACGTACATGCTGGTGAAGAGGTTCAAAGTCACAAAGTATGGGAACCCTTAAAAACAGTACAGGATTACTTTTTTCCACACTGTTAGTTTAATACTCCAATCTATTAAATTGTTATATGTATATGTCACCAACACTAGGCTTCCCTCTGCGTAAGGTCCATACTCTCTTAATCTCTTTTATATGGAAAAAGTCTACTAAGACTCCCTGGtacttttgtttaaaattaattgggCACTTTTAAGGAGTCATCACAATAAACAGTGATGAGCAAGTAATTCCAGTCTTTCCTCCCAAGGAAAACATTTGCCAGTAGTACCTAGAGATCAAATGACAGCAACAGAAGTGATTAGATCTCTCATTGAAGCACTCGTGTTTGCAAATGACTGTATGTTGTCTACAGTTGGATCTGCTTCAATCCAGCTTCCTTTGAAGAAGCAATTAATTCTCTACTATTCTCTTTTCATGACAGGTAACCAAATGATCAAATTTCAAGTGTTGCAAGATAAGCTGAAAACACAAAGCAGGAGTTTATTTAGACTAACAATATAGTAAAAGCAGATTACACTTCAATGCATTCTGCATTCTCTATTCAATATATAGGGCAAGTGGCATCAAGCgcattttttcagaattaatatTTCAATAATTGCCCAAACACAATTTCAGAAGACTGAAGCACTGTACGTAAATTAAAACATCATTTTAGTTACGCAGCTGAGAGGTTCAGTGCTGATAGAAAAGGACTTGGTGCTTGCTCTTTACATGTTAAATGAAAACACCAAACAAAGTACCGCTCTCAAGTTTCCTTTGAAAATCAGTATCTACCCAAGGTGTGACACAGCTTTTGCCCACTCAAGTTACAAGTTCACCACTATCCTTTGTATTTTTCACCAAATGCAATCCCGAGCCTAGAAACCAGGAGGAATAACATAATCCCACCTCTATTGCCATCAAGTGGAAAGCTATGTCACTACAATTAAAACCAACTAAAACATCTTAAGTCAGTGATTGGTTTTCTGACAGTAGCAGAGCAAAATTCTTCCTGAACTCAGTATTAACTTCCAGGAAGGCTGTAAAATTCtcacaaattaaaaacatcAGGCATTAGGGATATATGACTGTTGCACTTTTTACCCCGCAAAATTGCTGAGGAGCAAGCCAAGGAGCAGaacaagagaaattaaaagggTGCATCAGCTAAATAACCTACAGCAAATCCACTGTCAAGCTGACTAAGATCACTGCACTTATTAACTCGTCCAACACCACCATAAAGATAGTCAgaaattctgaatcaaaaagaaTGCCAGTCCAAAATACAGGTGAACAAAAGCAGTGAATTCAGCTCCTGCCTTATGCAGCAGTAACAGGTATTATTAGGCTGACACTGCTGGTGAACCTGACAGATGGCAGTGAATCATCCTCCTCTTCCATTTGCCTTTGCAAATGCAATCCCAGCTTTGTGGAACTGTGGCCTGGGggcttaaaacaaaaaagaaaaaaaaaaaaacaaaaacaaaaaaagaagaatcaaAAGAGCAAAATCTCAAATCTCTAACTGCAGATCTCTTTTAGGAGGGTGATGATACATGCAACATCTGAATGTAGTCATACTGACAGATTTTCTCCTAGGCAGAACCTTACATAGAACTTGCTACTGCCCATTTCTAGCCCACTGTCTTGGTTGGCACTTCTCCACATTGACTGCTCTGACTTTGGAAGCTCACACTAGCAGTCATCTTCTTCACAAAGACATCTCCAAGTTTTAGATAAGGAACTAATACCGTAAATTGCTTGTGAGACAAACCAGCAGCCTTCCTGTCTACATATGCATGTCTGCCTCATTGTTGGGAAGtatgaaagagaaacagaggtTCTACTCAAAATGATGGATTTCCATGGACAGCAGAGGCACTTAAGAGAATACACTTTTTAGTAAAATCAGTTCAATAAAATtggagaaaaagtaaaaactgaATACAGGTGATCTCTATGATCTTATGCTGAGCTtaagacatttattttatttcctccagAATACCACAcaacaaagaacaaaagaaaaaaggatcaAACCTCATTCTGATCTGACGAAACAGTTATgagtttatttcagtttaaaactgaTAGCaattcttttcttgttttttagcTCTGAGGCAGATCAAAGGAACACCCAAAATCCTTTGCATCTCGATACAAAATAGACATGTTCAAACTATCAGAGCTTGAGTACATATGTATCTGCATTAAGTCAGTGAAGGTCATTGCTTAAGAAAAGTAATAGATCAGAAAATATCCGTGTTTGTTCATTATGGAAAATTACCTAAAGAAGTGGAAAACTGATGGGGATGGGACCCCCAGGAAAGCCATTTCCATAACACATAAGGTATAAAAAGGTGCCTTACCTGAGTAATGGCTGTACTTCTGAAGGGCAGAAAGACTGCAAAAACTGCAAGTCACTCAATGAGATATCTGGAAGCTCACTGTCAAATCTGCGAGGTTTTCGTGTCTGTAAAAAAGGTAATTTATACATTGCTGTGAAATATCAGGTTACTAAAGAAGGACTTAAAAGAGCTTAACAACACAGAAAAGTTAGCAGTAAACTGATCTcttactcaaaatatttttaatttttaggaaaCCATGTCTGGTCCTGTGCCCCTAAAAAAGTCCCTTACCATTTTAATGATTAACAATCCAGTGCTTGGGCAGCAGTAGAATAGAATATtccagttggaagggacctacaatgAGCATCTAGTCCAACTTCTTCCCCATTACCAAGCTTCATAAATATTATGGATGTGTTTAGAAGTTAAAAGATAAGAGACAGCAGTGATGCTTTATTTATTGTGCTGCTACGCATACCAATATTAATTCAGTTCAGTATTTGAAACATTTAAATGAGTAGCATTCTTATTTTCCAAGTATCCTttaaacaacaaccaaaaaaaaagcttaaaaggAGAAGCCGAAAATGTTAAAAAGGTAAAGTGCAATGGCAACATTAGAATCAGGGAATTAGCTTACTTCAATTAACCAAGCTGTATGAAATCAAAGCTAACAGGCAATGCTTAATTACAATGCCCTCATGTTATCAGCCAATTAAGAAGCAAAAATGCTTTTCCACTCATCCAGTGATTACATGGAAAACTTTTACTTGCTTTTATCAACCAATTAATTTTATTGCTCTATTATTCACAAGACAATTAGATGATCAAATTATTCCTCctggcttctttttttctgaccatcaagagtaatttttttcaatacCACAGACTAAAAATGACTGCTAAAAAGGAGAATTGACATTTCATCTCCCACTGCACTTCAACTTACAAACCAATGTCAATATAGGTCACTTGAAATGGTAGAGAACAGTAGCTCCCAGCTTTTTCATCTGTCACAGCAATGCAAAAGGCATATAGCTTCAATGAATTAAGCCCAGGTTTTTAATTTAGGAAACCatatagaaattaaataaacccAAAGATATGAGTACATACACAAAAGGATGGAGGCCAGGAGTCAAGTCCTCTAAACAAACGATTCCTTAGAAAAGACTTCCctgaagaaaaaacccaaacaaacaacttatttaaaggaagaaatgcaACACCTCGAGAAATCAACTGAAGTTACTGCAGTTTAATAGCTGAACTACTTTTGGAAGCATTACTATTTATATTGATGACTACAGAAAATTGCAAATGACCACAGACCATCAGGCAAAACCCACCATTCAAGCAGAACTCCCTACATTGAAGCCTCTTTTTGCTTAATGTTCACACAGGCAAAAGCCCCTACTTATTTTCGAAATTTTCACTGTAATCTTCCTTAtctcctttaaaagaaaatttgataAACTTTTACgaaattttgttcttttagcTATCCATTCAGAAAATAAGTTGCAGACTTTGCAGAAAAAGTAATCaaaattcttttaattatttttttaaaacttctggTGCAGATCTTTAGATATGGGTTAGACATGGGTATAGATATGGTTCTTGGAGTCTTCTGGAGTAGTACAGAGGAAGTCATAGCAGTACCCAAATATTCAGCAACAGTTTTAGAAGTGTTAAAAGAACAATAAAGCTCACAAAGCATGTTTAAGCACAAATTGCATTTAAATGTGATAATGAGAAACCAACTTTCATGTTATTTTGGATAATCTATATGAAATAGCTAATTGATTTgattaacagaaaaatactttctctgCAATAGGACCAGCATGCGCTTCCTATTtaactaaaagaaaattttcaggcATTGAAATTAGAAtgttataaaaattattttaactacAAAGACAGAGATACACTTTAACACAATCTGACTTCCCAGAAGAGAAACTACTTACTAAAGAGTTTACCAAAAGATTCCCTTTTTGCCTTTTCAGCTTCATATAGATGTTTTCCATCTTTTATTAAAGCACCTGCCCACTGTGAAAGGGGAAAATATGTAGTTAGTTGTTAATTTATATGCCAATGCAAAGGTTTAGTCTCAAAGTTTTATTTACTTACCTCCCTGTAGTGTTTTATGAACATTTTTCTCCTCACAACCTCAACAACAGCTAAACAGTACATCTGAGGAACAGTGCTGAGAGCCTCTACAACTTTGACCCTTTCTAGGAGCTCTGTTACAAGACGAAGCAGTGCTTGTAGTTTCTCTCCATCTTGGTCAGCATGAAGCATTACAAAACAACACCATCTGCAAAAGTAAATTGCACTTTAGAAGACCACAtcttagcaattttttttttcatttaaattagaCTAACAACACATTtggatgaaatgaaaaatgacatCGTTTCACATGGGACAACAACAGGCTAATTGAAACTACCAAGCTATTCAGAATTAAGCAGTCACCTT encodes:
- the RB1CC1 gene encoding RB1-inducible coiled-coil protein 1 isoform X1, which gives rise to MKLYVFLVNTGTTLTFDTELAVQNVADLKHAIQTKYKIAIQHQVLVVNGGECMAPDRRVCSYSAGTDTNPIFLFNKEMILCERPPAIPKTTFSAENEMELKVEESLMMPAVFHTVASRTQLAVEMYEVAKKLCSFCEGLVHDEHLQHQGWAAIMANLEDCTYSYQKLLYKFENVYSSYLQSIDDIKLKLTHLGSAVSIMAKIPLLECLTRHSYRECLGRLESSPEHGGPESEETEDGKAAELVLYPDVSKVNSKSMLASFCKSVARSALEGTGPENVKDDKESGQNATVQDNEMSVELKDDDQPSFNVSLLDWINVQDRPNDVESLVRKCFDSMSRLDPRIIQPFLAECRQTIAKLDNQNMKAIKGLEDRLYALDQMIASCSRLVNEQKELAQGFLANQKRAENLKDPSVLPDLCLSHANQLMIMLTNHRKLLDIKQKCTTAKQELANNLQVRLKWCCFVMLHADQDGEKLQALLRLVTELLERVKVVEALSTVPQMYCLAVVEVVRRKMFIKHYREWAGALIKDGKHLYEAEKAKRESFGKLFRKSFLRNRLFRGLDSWPPSFCTRKPRRFDSELPDISLSDLQFLQSFCPSEVQPLLRVPILCDFEPLHQHVRALHNLVKAAQSLDEMSQTITDLLNEQKASNSQASPQSATTPRMESATGTAIATSSRTPPSLSLQGPLCPPVCPPAPLEELSPDSIDAHTFDFETIAHPNLEQALKQGSLDLDSLAESPESDFMSAVNEFVIEENPVSPNVISDPQSPEMMVESLYSSVINAIDSRRMQDTSSCVKDVSVENASLNVCVEKCRVIAQDSKVHLRGIKEDLCHFRTLVQREQCDFSNSLKCTSLEIVNTIEKVKLSLEKTLNDKHQNELQSLKSEYETKISKLLEDGEENKKKIKKLKGDLLGLEEVLQNKNDEFAIVKNEKEAVVCLQNEKDQKLLELECQMETQNSEIKELRQSREIVLEDLKKLHVENNEKLQLLRAELESLEQSHLKELESNLQARHLKEFEKVLAEHKDSLDKLNKENQHRLEQMQESHEVVMQEKQQQVEELQLRVSDLSELRCKLEVELALKEAETDEMKLLLEESRNQQQETLRSQIDKETESLRKEIDKLNNKIQISSDEYQVGLSELRTLMTIEKDQCISELVNRYEEESNLLRTELNEVNLLHQKTAEAEKRLSEQVTELQNKLELETSALEKEKTEKLSLCEQQEKYEAIIHKLKEEKELLVSNHEQDRQLLIQKLNCEKEDAVQTACKELELQREAAEKGLLEKILQLEMQVNQSPPAESSAESNLVAELQEKLQEEKMKFLEQLEEQEKRKNEEMQNIRTSLTAEQQTNFNTVLAREKMKKENIINDLSDKLKVLTQQQEKDKDLIETLSEDRARLLEEKKKLEEEVNKLRSSNFSQSTYLAAVSEACGACAADVPTDTDRLVADLGAEGRMDSTMETSMMAVHENVHMSEEKQRIMLLERTLQLKEEENKRLNQRLMSQSMSSVSSRHSEKIAIRDFQVGDLVLIILDERHDNYVLFTVSPTLYFLHSESLAALDLKPGECASGASRRPWVLGKVMEKEYCQAKKAQNRFKVPLGTKFYRVKAVPWNKKV